A section of the Alphaproteobacteria bacterium genome encodes:
- a CDS encoding heme lyase CcmF/NrfE family subunit, whose translation MIAEIGHYALVLALFLSLVQASLPLWGAARDKAAWMGLAAPAAIGQAVFILGAFLALTYLYVVSDFTVANVAANSHSAKPLLYKISGVWGNHEGSMVLWVMILAFFGAAVALFGSNLPPTLKSRVLAVQGMIGAGFLLFILLTSNPFLRLLPPPVDGGGLNPILQDPGLAFHPPFLYLGYVGFSMAFSFAVAALIEGRVDAAWARWVRPWTLAAWAALTLGIAMGSWWAYYELGWGGWWFWDPVENASLMPWLAGTALLHSAIVVEKRDALKSWTIFLAILTFGLSLLGTFLVRSGVLTSVHSFANDPERGVFILLLMILSIGGALTLYALRAPGLKGGGLFAPISREGALVLNNLLLTTAVATVLIGTLYPLILDVLGGGKVSVGPPFFNFTFVPIVAPMVLAMAIGPSLAWKRGDIAALSGRLWVALAGAVLLGLVAWYVFQPGPVLAVVAFALAAWLTVGTLLEFAERIKLTSGPPAAVLRRMRTTPRALHGMTLAHLGLAVAIIGMTGTAWQKEVVTSLAIGGEVALRDYTFRLESVGTVQGPNYEAERATLRLMADGRLIAVMQPENRFFRVSDMQTTEAAIRTTGMADIYAVMGDEAETEEGAPRRWAFRFYHNPLIPWIWAGALLMVFGGLVSLSDRRYRIGAPRRAPAAAAAQPSAVAGE comes from the coding sequence ATGATTGCCGAAATCGGCCATTACGCCCTTGTCCTGGCGTTGTTCCTGTCGCTCGTCCAGGCGTCCTTGCCGCTCTGGGGCGCGGCACGCGACAAGGCCGCCTGGATGGGGCTCGCCGCGCCGGCCGCGATCGGCCAGGCGGTCTTCATCCTGGGCGCCTTCCTGGCGCTGACTTACCTGTATGTCGTGTCCGATTTCACGGTCGCGAATGTCGCCGCCAATTCCCACTCCGCCAAGCCGCTGCTGTACAAGATCAGCGGCGTATGGGGGAACCACGAAGGCTCCATGGTGCTGTGGGTGATGATCCTCGCCTTCTTCGGCGCCGCCGTCGCGCTTTTCGGATCCAACCTGCCGCCCACGCTCAAATCGCGCGTGCTGGCGGTGCAGGGCATGATCGGGGCGGGGTTCCTGCTGTTCATCCTGCTCACCTCCAATCCGTTCCTCCGCCTTCTGCCGCCGCCCGTCGACGGTGGCGGGCTGAACCCGATCCTGCAGGACCCCGGCCTCGCCTTTCACCCGCCGTTTCTTTATCTCGGCTATGTCGGGTTCTCGATGGCGTTTTCCTTCGCCGTGGCGGCGCTCATTGAAGGGCGGGTCGATGCCGCCTGGGCCAGGTGGGTCCGGCCCTGGACGCTGGCTGCCTGGGCGGCGCTCACCCTCGGCATCGCCATGGGCAGCTGGTGGGCCTATTACGAACTGGGCTGGGGTGGCTGGTGGTTCTGGGATCCGGTGGAGAATGCTTCCCTCATGCCGTGGCTGGCGGGGACGGCGCTGCTTCATTCCGCGATCGTCGTCGAGAAACGCGACGCGCTGAAATCATGGACGATTTTCCTCGCCATCCTCACTTTCGGCCTCAGTCTGCTGGGGACGTTCCTCGTGCGCTCTGGCGTGCTGACCTCGGTACACAGCTTCGCCAACGACCCCGAGCGGGGCGTCTTCATCCTGTTGCTGATGATCCTGTCCATCGGCGGCGCACTCACGCTTTACGCGCTGCGCGCCCCAGGCCTGAAAGGTGGCGGGCTGTTTGCACCCATCTCGCGCGAAGGTGCGCTGGTGCTGAACAACCTCCTTTTGACGACAGCGGTGGCGACGGTGCTGATCGGCACACTCTATCCGCTTATCCTCGATGTCCTCGGTGGCGGCAAGGTCTCGGTCGGGCCGCCGTTCTTCAACTTCACCTTCGTGCCGATCGTGGCACCGATGGTTCTGGCGATGGCGATCGGCCCGTCGCTGGCCTGGAAGCGTGGCGATATCGCCGCCCTCTCGGGCCGTCTCTGGGTGGCGCTGGCGGGAGCGGTCCTGCTCGGGCTCGTGGCCTGGTATGTCTTTCAGCCGGGCCCGGTCCTGGCCGTGGTCGCCTTCGCGCTTGCCGCCTGGCTCACCGTCGGCACGCTGCTGGAGTTTGCCGAACGCATAAAGCTCACAAGCGGTCCGCCCGCGGCCGTCCTTCGGCGCATGCGCACAACACCGCGCGCGCTTCACGGCATGACGCTGGCCCATCTCGGCCTGGCGGTAGCGATCATCGGCATGACCGGCACTGCCTGGCAGAAGGAAGTGGTTACCAGCCTCGCCATCGGCGGTGAAGTGGCGCTACGGGATTACACGTTCCGCCTCGAATCCGTCGGCACCGTCCAGGGACCCAATTACGAGGCAGAGCGCGCGACGCTTCGCCTGATGGCGGACGGCCGGCTCATCGCCGTCATGCAGCCGGAAAACCGGTTCTTCAGAGTTAGCGACATGCAGACGACGGAGGCGGCGATCCGCACCACGGGCATGGCCGATATCTATGCGGTGATGGGTGACGAGGCGGAGACGGAAGAGGGCGCGCCCCGGCGTTGGGCCTTTCGTTTCTATCACAACCCGCTCATCCCATGGATCTGGGCGGGGGCGCTGCTGATGGTGTTTGGCGGGCTGGTTTCGCTGAGCGACCGGCGGTATCGCATCGGCGCGCCGCGCCGCGCCCCCGCCGCCGCCGCCGCCCAGCCCAGCGCGGTCGCTGGCGAATGA
- the ccmE gene encoding cytochrome c maturation protein CcmE, with product MTRRGRRLVFVLLALACLGGAAALIVTAFEDTLVFFFSPTQLAAMDSLPQDRPIRVGGLVVENSVTREADAAGLEVVTFAVTDTAHQFDVRYAGHLPDLFREGQGVVAEGRFGPDNVFRADQVLAKHDENYMPPEVADALKEAGVWQGAPGAAPPVGGAP from the coding sequence ATGACCCGCCGCGGACGGCGCCTCGTTTTCGTCCTGCTGGCCCTTGCCTGTCTCGGCGGCGCGGCGGCGCTGATCGTCACCGCCTTCGAGGATACGCTGGTCTTTTTCTTCAGTCCGACACAACTGGCGGCGATGGACAGCCTGCCCCAGGACCGGCCCATCCGCGTGGGCGGCCTGGTCGTCGAGAATTCCGTGACCCGTGAGGCGGACGCCGCCGGTCTCGAGGTCGTCACCTTCGCGGTGACCGATACGGCGCATCAGTTCGATGTCCGCTACGCGGGCCACCTGCCCGATCTTTTCCGTGAAGGCCAGGGTGTCGTGGCCGAGGGTCGGTTCGGTCCGGACAATGTCTTCCGGGCCGACCAGGTGCTGGCCAAGCATGATGAGAACTACATGCCGCCCGAAGTGGCCGACGCGCTCAAGGAGGCCGGCGTCTGGCAGGGTGCGCCCGGCGCGGCGCCGCCCGTTGGTGGGGCGCCATGA
- the ccmD gene encoding heme exporter protein CcmD — protein MNEFLEMGGYAAFVWPAYGLSLLVLVGLWLHSRLRLARIERRLALFESLFEAERAEAAAAGAADDPGAGDGQ, from the coding sequence ATGAATGAATTTCTGGAGATGGGCGGGTATGCCGCCTTCGTCTGGCCGGCCTACGGGCTGAGCCTTCTGGTGCTGGTCGGACTCTGGCTGCACTCGCGCCTGCGGCTCGCCCGTATCGAGCGCCGCCTCGCACTTTTCGAATCGCTCTTCGAAGCGGAGCGCGCCGAGGCGGCGGCGGCCGGAGCGGCCGACGACCCCGGCGCGGGAGATGGGCAATGA